Proteins from one Panicum virgatum strain AP13 chromosome 7K, P.virgatum_v5, whole genome shotgun sequence genomic window:
- the LOC120641274 gene encoding Bowman-Birk type bran trypsin inhibitor-like — protein MASAQQATAQLLQRGAAEIEMTTNGMGAAVLALLVAGGLAAAAAARPSHAGAIIRLPTSGGDRPWECCDFVVRDPDFRPPRWQCNDVSAECPAACSRCEAAPGDGGGYVCRDWVVSLLEPPVCTPRPWDCCDAAVCTRAYIPDCRCADEVEACPSNCSECELAGADPPRYRCLDLFHGYPGPKCTPFLDSMGN, from the coding sequence ATGGCATCAGCGCAACAAGCCACAGCTCAACTTCTTCAGCGAGGAGCAGCTGAGATCGAGATGACGACCAACGGCAtgggcgccgccgtcctcgctctcctcgtcgccggcggcctcgccgcggccgccgccgcgaggcccTCCCACGCCGGCGCCATCATCCGTCTCCCCAccagcggcggcgaccggccGTGGGAGTGCTGCGACTTCGTCGTGCGGGACCCGGACTTCCGGCCGCCGCGGTGGCAGTGCAACGACGTGTCGGCCGAGTGCCCCGCGGCCTGCAGCCGGTGCGAGGCGGcgccgggcgacggcggcggctacgTGTGCCGCGACTGGGTCGTGAGCCTGCTCGAGCCGCCCGTATGCACGCCGAGGCCGTGGGACTGCTGCGACGCCGCCGTCTGCACCCGGGCGTACATCCCCGACTGCCGCTGCGCCGACGAGGTGGAGGCGTGCCCGAGCAACTGCAGCGAGTGCGAGCTGGCGGGGGCGGACCCGCCCCGCTACCGCTGCCTCGACCTGTTCCACGGATACCCCGGGCCCAAGTGCACGCCGTTCCTTGATTCGATGGGCAACTAG
- the LOC120641275 gene encoding peptide methionine sulfoxide reductase A2-1-like: MSTGGAASPALAPDADAPAGEGLALAQFAAGCFWSVELVYQRLPGVARTEVGYSQGRRHAPTYRDVCGGGTGHAEVVRVHYDPEACPYGALLDVFWAKHNPTTLNRQGNDVGTQYRSGIYYYTAEQERLARESLAEKQKEWKDATIVTEVLPARRFYPAEDYHQQYLEKGGQSARKGCSDPIRCYG; encoded by the exons ATgtccaccggcggcgcggcgagcccgGCGCTGGCGCCGGACGCGGACGCGCCGGCCGGCGAGGGCCTGGCGCTGGCGCAGTTCGCCGCGGGGTGCTTCTGGAGCGTGGAGCTGGTGTACCAGCGGCTCCCCGGCGTGGCGCGCACGGAGGTGGGCTACTCGCagggccgccgccacgcgcccacCTACCGCGacgtctgcggcggcggcacggggcaCGCCGAGGTGGTGCGCGTGCACTACGACCCCGAGGCCTGCCCCTACGGCGCCCTCCTCGACGTCTTCTGGGCCAAGCACAACCCCACCACGCTCAACAGACAG GGCAACGACGTCGGGACGCAGTACAGGTCGGGGATCTACTACTACACGGCGGAGCAGGAGAGGCTGGCGCGGGAGTCGCTGGCGGAGAAGCAGAAGGAGTGGAAGGACGCCACCATCGTCACCGAGGTCCTGCCGGCGCGGCGGTTCTACCCCGCCGAGGACTACCACCAGCAGTACCTGGAAAAGGGCGGCCAGTCCGCCAGGAAGGGGTGCAGCGACCCCATCCGATGCTACGGGTGA